A region of Oncorhynchus keta strain PuntledgeMale-10-30-2019 unplaced genomic scaffold, Oket_V2 Un_scaffold_17943_pilon_pilon, whole genome shotgun sequence DNA encodes the following proteins:
- the LOC127927832 gene encoding solute carrier family 15 member 1-like, translating into MRAVLVLYFRYFLKWDDDLSTSIYHTFIALCYLTPILGAIVADSWLGKFKTIVYLSIVYTVGQVVMAVSAIHDITDTDRDGTPDNMTFHVAMSMVGLFLIALGTGGIKPCVAAFGGDQFEDHQEKQRSTFFSIFYLSINAGSLLSTVITPILRGTTITLN; encoded by the exons CCGTGTTGGTCCTGTACTTCAGGTATTTCCTGAAGTGGGATGATGACCTGTCCACCTCTATCTATCACACCTTCATCGCTCTCTGCTACCTGACTCCTATACTGGGGGCCATAGTGGCAGACTCCTGGCTGGGGAAGTTCAA GACTATTGTCTATTTATCCATCGTCTATACGGTGGGACAGGTCGTCATGGCAGTAAGCGCCATACACGacatcacagacacagacagggacggGACCCCTGACAACATGACCTTCCATGT GGCCATGTCTATGGTTGGGCTGTTTCTCATCGCTCTGGGGACGGGGGGCATCAAACCCTGTGTCGCTGCCTTTGGAGGAGACCAGTTTGAAGACCACCAG gagaaacagaggagcacgTTCTTCTCCATCTTCTACCTGTCAATCAATGCTGGTAGTCTCCTGTCTACTGTCATCACACCCATCCTCAGAGGTACGACcataaccctaaactaa